One Chitinophaga sp. H8 DNA window includes the following coding sequences:
- the ccoG gene encoding cytochrome c oxidase accessory protein CcoG, with amino-acid sequence MDNDPWIMDKKMEQETFRDSLATVDKQGKRNWIYALKPKGKLFTARSILSYLYFIVFFSLPFIQINGRPLFMLNVVEGKFILFGAIFWPQDFFIFGLAMMAFILFIVVFTMAFGRLFCGWMCPQTIFMEMLFRRIEYWIEGDAPAQKLLNKAPWNTEKIIKKTGKHILFFALSFLIANVFLAYIIGAKELEKIITEPLAMHKGGFTAILIFSGVFYGVFAFMREQVCTTVCPYGRLQGVLLDKDSVLVAYDYVRGEPRGKFKKNETREIGDCIDCMQCVKVCPTGIDIRNGTQLECVNCTACIDACNFMMDKVGLQQGLIRYASENGIANKQPLRFTTRLKVYSTVLVAILGIISYLMMSREPVSGTIIRTAGMLYQERGVDSITNLYRIILVNKTTQEVPLTLRLEDAKGQIEIIGRPEIHVKAEDQGQGTFFVVLPRKAITNRKSRLQIGLYDGTKKVGSLKTTFLGPVSAAEGEE; translated from the coding sequence ATGGACAACGATCCATGGATCATGGATAAAAAAATGGAACAGGAAACTTTCAGAGACAGTTTGGCTACCGTTGATAAGCAAGGGAAACGTAACTGGATCTATGCATTAAAGCCCAAGGGCAAATTATTTACGGCCAGGAGCATACTTAGCTACCTGTACTTCATCGTGTTTTTCTCCCTGCCGTTTATTCAGATAAACGGACGTCCATTGTTTATGTTAAATGTAGTGGAAGGAAAGTTTATCCTGTTTGGCGCCATCTTCTGGCCCCAGGATTTCTTCATCTTCGGACTGGCCATGATGGCATTCATCCTTTTTATAGTGGTATTCACCATGGCCTTTGGCCGCCTCTTTTGCGGATGGATGTGCCCACAGACCATTTTTATGGAAATGCTCTTCCGCCGCATCGAATACTGGATTGAAGGGGATGCTCCAGCGCAAAAGCTGCTGAATAAAGCACCCTGGAATACCGAAAAGATCATCAAAAAAACAGGAAAACATATCCTCTTCTTCGCCCTCTCCTTTTTGATCGCGAATGTATTTCTCGCCTATATCATCGGGGCTAAGGAGCTGGAAAAAATTATAACGGAACCATTGGCCATGCATAAGGGTGGCTTCACTGCCATCCTTATTTTCTCCGGTGTGTTCTATGGGGTATTTGCCTTTATGAGAGAACAGGTATGCACCACAGTTTGCCCTTATGGCCGGCTGCAAGGAGTATTACTGGATAAAGATTCCGTACTGGTGGCCTATGACTACGTAAGGGGTGAACCCAGGGGCAAATTTAAAAAGAACGAAACCCGTGAAATAGGGGATTGTATCGATTGTATGCAATGTGTGAAAGTATGCCCTACCGGGATAGACATCCGTAACGGTACCCAGCTGGAATGCGTAAACTGTACAGCCTGTATAGATGCCTGCAACTTTATGATGGATAAAGTAGGCCTGCAGCAGGGACTGATCCGCTACGCTTCCGAAAATGGTATTGCTAACAAACAACCGCTTCGGTTTACAACCCGTTTAAAGGTATACAGCACCGTACTGGTAGCCATCCTGGGAATTATCAGCTACCTCATGATGAGCCGTGAACCGGTAAGTGGTACTATCATCCGTACAGCAGGCATGTTATACCAGGAAAGGGGTGTAGATAGTATCACCAATCTCTACCGGATCATCCTGGTAAATAAAACCACACAGGAAGTACCGCTCACCCTTCGCCTCGAAGATGCCAAAGGGCAGATAGAGATCATTGGGAGGCCTGAGATTCACGTAAAAGCAGAAGACCAGGGGCAAGGTACCTTTTTCGTTGTATTGCCCAGGAAAGCCATTACAAACCGTAAATCACGCTTGCAAATTGGCTTGTACGACGGTACCAAAAAAGTAGGATCACTGAAAACTACCTTCCTCGGACCCGTAAGTGCTGCGGAAGGCGAAGAATAA
- the hemN gene encoding oxygen-independent coproporphyrinogen III oxidase codes for MNLIQKYNVAAPRYTSYPTVPYWDENNFNLDSWKSLLKTSFQESNDQDGISIYIHLPFCEKLCTYCGCNKYITINHSVEEPYIQAVLNEWRLYLQVFEQKPRIREIHLGGGTPTFFSATNLQALLNGLCKDAILLPDASLSFEGHPNNTTEAQMQTLYNLGFRRMSLGIQDFDPKVQDIINRIQPFETVARVVNQARAIGYTSINFDLIYGLPLQTDASVKTTIDQVMLLRPDRISFYSYAHVPWVKGVGQRRYSEADLPKDEEKRALYELGKTLFASHGYTEIGMDHFALPGDELMTAYEAGKLHRNFMGYTVTHTSLLVGLGASAIGDNWYAYAQNEKNITAYQRLVNSGTFPIVRGHLLSREDLLIRKHIHALMCKFETSWNREDTQCDAIMEGLERLQELEKDGLVNVLPKKITVTPQGKPFIRNICMAFDARLWKQLPQTQIFSKAI; via the coding sequence ATGAACCTGATTCAGAAATATAATGTCGCTGCGCCCCGGTATACCAGTTACCCTACCGTTCCTTACTGGGATGAAAACAACTTTAACCTGGACAGCTGGAAATCATTGCTGAAAACTTCATTTCAGGAATCTAATGATCAGGATGGTATCAGTATTTATATCCACCTGCCCTTTTGTGAAAAACTCTGCACTTACTGTGGCTGCAATAAATACATTACCATCAATCATAGTGTGGAAGAACCCTACATTCAGGCAGTATTAAATGAATGGCGGTTATACCTGCAAGTGTTTGAGCAAAAACCCCGTATCCGGGAAATACACCTGGGTGGTGGTACCCCTACCTTCTTCAGTGCAACCAACCTGCAAGCATTGTTAAATGGCCTGTGCAAGGATGCCATATTGCTGCCGGATGCTTCCCTCAGTTTTGAAGGGCATCCCAACAATACCACCGAAGCGCAGATGCAAACACTGTACAACCTGGGATTCCGGCGCATGAGCCTGGGCATCCAGGATTTTGATCCCAAAGTACAGGATATCATTAACCGGATACAGCCCTTTGAAACAGTAGCAAGGGTCGTAAATCAGGCGCGTGCTATTGGCTACACTTCTATCAACTTTGATCTTATATACGGCTTACCACTGCAAACGGATGCCAGCGTAAAAACAACCATTGATCAGGTAATGCTTCTCCGCCCCGACAGGATCTCTTTTTACAGCTACGCACATGTGCCCTGGGTAAAAGGAGTGGGGCAACGCCGGTATTCAGAAGCTGACCTGCCCAAAGATGAAGAGAAACGCGCTTTATACGAACTGGGCAAAACACTGTTTGCCAGTCATGGGTACACCGAAATAGGGATGGACCATTTTGCCCTGCCCGGCGATGAATTAATGACGGCTTATGAAGCAGGAAAACTCCACCGCAACTTTATGGGTTACACCGTTACCCATACTTCCCTGCTGGTAGGGTTAGGTGCTTCTGCTATCGGCGACAACTGGTATGCGTATGCGCAGAATGAAAAGAACATTACCGCTTACCAACGCCTGGTAAACAGCGGAACGTTTCCCATAGTACGCGGTCATCTCCTTAGCCGGGAAGACCTGCTGATCCGTAAACACATCCATGCGCTCATGTGTAAGTTTGAAACCTCCTGGAACAGGGAAGATACCCAATGTGATGCCATCATGGAAGGATTGGAACGGCTGCAGGAACTGGAAAAAGACGGACTGGTAAATGTATTGCCGAAGAAGATAACTGTTACGCCACAGGGGAAGCCTTTTATCCGCAATATATGTATGGCTTTTGATGCCCGCTTGTGGAAACAACTCCCTCAGACACAAATATTCAGCAAGGCGATATAA
- a CDS encoding sulfite exporter TauE/SafE family protein: protein MLAIILPALSLGFLGSFHCIGMCGPIALTLPVQHLTGPKKLLGILLYNGGRVTAYAILGMIFGWLGRQFYLGGLQQWLSITLGCLLLGMVLLNYVAGKRIQGTRLLNGFTSGIKKILGGLLQQQRFRTLYAIGFFNGLLPCGLVYLGIAGSVATGNVENGILFMCAFGAGTLPAMMAITYFGNLISMSVRNKMRRMIPYVIGIMGALLIMRGLNLGIPYISPAMSSHSEKVVEHCCHP, encoded by the coding sequence ATGCTGGCCATCATTCTTCCCGCTTTATCACTGGGCTTCCTTGGCAGCTTTCATTGCATAGGGATGTGCGGGCCTATTGCGCTTACGCTGCCGGTACAACATCTTACCGGTCCTAAAAAACTGCTGGGTATCCTGCTGTACAACGGTGGGCGCGTCACCGCCTATGCCATCCTGGGAATGATCTTTGGCTGGCTGGGCAGACAGTTTTACCTGGGTGGACTCCAGCAATGGCTCTCTATTACTTTGGGTTGCCTGCTCCTCGGTATGGTGCTGCTAAACTATGTAGCCGGTAAACGTATCCAGGGTACCCGCCTCTTAAACGGATTTACCTCCGGCATCAAAAAAATACTGGGAGGGTTATTACAACAGCAACGCTTCCGCACCTTATATGCAATCGGCTTTTTTAATGGGTTATTACCATGTGGGTTGGTGTACCTGGGAATAGCCGGCTCCGTGGCTACGGGTAATGTAGAGAATGGGATACTGTTTATGTGCGCATTCGGAGCCGGCACACTCCCCGCTATGATGGCTATTACCTATTTCGGTAACCTTATCAGCATGAGCGTTCGTAATAAAATGCGCCGTATGATTCCCTATGTAATCGGTATCATGGGTGCACTGCTCATCATGCGTGGGCTGAACCTGGGGATCCCATACATTAGCCCGGCAATGTCTTCCCACAGCGAAAAAGTAGTGGAACATTGTTGTCACCCTTAA
- a CDS encoding FixH family protein gives MHWGHKIIIVFVLFAAGMLTLVTKSIRTKIDMVTPDYYAEELKYQQVIDGQDNVVQLSAPVKVAQSNQDLEITFPEELHGRALTGQVLFYRPSDSGKDFVLPLQLNEHGQLLVSRERFIKGGYRVKMRWEMSGKPYFQEEYINIQ, from the coding sequence ATGCATTGGGGACATAAAATTATCATCGTATTTGTACTGTTTGCTGCGGGTATGCTTACCCTGGTTACCAAAAGCATCCGTACCAAAATAGACATGGTAACGCCTGACTATTATGCAGAAGAGCTTAAATATCAACAGGTAATTGACGGGCAGGACAATGTAGTACAACTTTCCGCTCCGGTAAAGGTGGCACAATCCAACCAAGACCTGGAAATCACCTTCCCGGAAGAACTACATGGCCGTGCACTCACCGGACAGGTATTATTTTACCGCCCTTCCGATTCCGGTAAAGACTTTGTACTGCCGCTGCAACTGAATGAACACGGACAACTACTGGTAAGCAGAGAACGTTTTATAAAAGGAGGCTACCGGGTAAAAATGCGTTGGGAGATGAGCGGCAAACCTTATTTCCAGGAAGAATACATAAATATCCAATAA